A window of Synechococcus sp. WH 8109 genomic DNA:
CTATAGAAATTATTGGAAGAAGATGTACTACCTTAGTTATTGCTCATCGTCTTTCTACTATTCAGAAATGCGATCGTATATATGAGTTTGATGCCGGTAAAATTGTTGCCAGTGGTAATTTCGATGAGCTTAAAGACCTCTCATCGAGCTTTAGGCAAATGATCAAACTACAATCTTGTACCAATCCTTGACATAGACTCTTTGTTAAAAGTTTACCGCAACGAGATGCATCTTATGGAAAGATTTTTACAGTTTACGCGACAGAACTCTGTAGAGATCGCAGCGTTGGTCCTTTCATTTGCTCTTTTTGGTCAAGTATTCTTTTCTTCTATCGTTAACGTGTTGTCTATAGACAATCGCTCGGTAATGCTTGTATTTCGTCTGTGCCTAATGCTCATTAATGCCTGTTATATTATATCTTTCTTTTTTCAGAAAGAAGTTTTTTCGATTACTGGTAAATCTTGGATTAATGTAATTATAGTTTTTTGGGCTTTGTATACGACTAGACTTTTGTATGATGTTTTCTTGGCGAAAGTGAGCCTATCGGTTCCCTTATGGGAACTTCTTGCATGGGGTTTGGGTAGTTCATTAGTTAGTGGTGTGGCAGCTTGTCTCTTCGCGCCATTTAAAGACCTGGGAAGAGTTTTATACAAAACAATTGAGTTTGGTGTTCTTTTGCTTGGCATCTCGGTGATTTGCTTTGCGCTTAAGCCAGGATTTGATCAAGGTGGTTTTTACTTAGACCATTTAAATGCTATTACTGCTGCTAATGCTGGCTGTTCTCTTGTCTTGCTGGGTTTATCCAGTCTTATTGTAAGAGACTATTGTTTGAACCCTTATTGCTACTCCAAATGCATTTCATTCCTTGGAATAATAATTGGTTCTTTTATCGTAGTTTTCAGTGCTACACGGGGCGCGATTCTGGCAATGCTAATTATTTCGTTGTTTGGAATATGGTCTGCAAAAGGCTCTTTATTTACCCGATTTTCTTTCTCAACTTCTGGTCTTTTGATAACTTTTTCTATAGGGATATTCGTTGTTGTTGTCCTGTCTAATTCTGGTCTTTTGCTTGACAAAGTTTTTACCAGCAGGCTGTGGGATACGGTTCTTACAAGAATTGAATTCTGGAAATTGTGCTTCAAAGAATTTTTAACAAGTCCATTTTATGGCATTGGCTTCAACTTACAGTCATTGCTAGGAAGCCTTGAGATTGAGCAGGGTATTTACTTCCCTCATAATTACTTTTTTGAATCCTTGGCTATTGGAGGACTCTTATTGACTCTACCGTTGCTAGCTTGCTTTTTAATTCCAATAACTAAAGTATTCAGTCTTTCTCGTGCGAATTTTTTGCATCTTTCGCTCACTCTCTTGGCCATGCAAGTAGTAATATATTCTATGCATAATGGCCACTTGGGTGAATATCCTGCTTTTTGGCTTATTCTTGGTCTTGTTGCGGGGAGGGCAAAGGAATTTAATTAGTATATAATTTATCTGATTTTGGCTTGAGTATATTTTCTTTGAATAAAAATAAAATTGTTAATTAGGCCGGATCTTCCTATGATTGTCATAATGCATGTTGGAACATGCTTGAGTCGCGGCTTAAGAATGAGCCGCACAATTGGCTGAACAAGATTTATAAAGTAGATAAAAAAGCCAAGATTATTTCTTTTGATTAGTTCATATCTCCCCATTCCATACTGCAGTGTTTTTCTTAGCGAGCCCTGGCAAGAATGATGCATGATTCTGATTGTTTCGTCTTTCGCTATAGGTATGTTCTTTTGCAGGAGTCTTACTAGTAAGTCTGTTTCTTCGTTTGAGGCCCATTCTGTGGCTTTCCCTGGGCCAATATTGGCATCAAAAACATATTTTAAATCGCTTAATGCCTTCTTCCGTGCAAAAATGTTAGATGTTTCTGCTTTGGCTCTGAATAGATCTAAGACTGTATGTATTTTGATGATGCCTTTTCTTCTTTGATTGTCTTTACGAATGGTATTTGCGATTTCATCTTTTCCAGCTATTAATACGCCAAGTTCGCTATTTCTTTCAAATCTGTGCATGACATTTTCTATTGTATCTTCTCTATAAGTGCAATCGTCGTCGGGGAATGCAATTAGTTCGCCTGTGGCGATGCTTGCTCCAAGATTTCTTGCCTTTGAGGCTCCGGTGAATGTGACTTTTGTGTGAACAATATTTAGTTTTTCAGGGCAATCATTTATTAAGCTGTCTAGGAAGCCGGGTGGATTTTGGTCTATAATTATAATTTCTTTTGGCAGCATCGACTGGCGTCTTACTGAGTGAATAAGCTCTGCTAATTGTTTTGTCCTGCCATATGTGCATATTACTAGTGATAAATCGACCGTACTTGCATGCTTCTTGGGAGACATCGTTTCGGGCTATGGGTTTATAGAGCCTAATTCATTGACGCCATGGTCATGAGGGAACGTATTTTTAATGAGAATTCGTTGCTTAATTGGTTTGCTTGCCTTTTGGGATCCAGTTTGTTTGGTTGCTTCTTTTTTGAATGTCTTTGGAGATTTCTTAGGATTCTTTTTGAATGCTGGAATTGCCTAATGACTTCTAGGTGGGCCGCGTGTATCTGGTGTAGAAAGTTGCACTTGCATATTAATTCCGCAATCGCGACACAATTTCCTGCGCAGTTGTCGATAGTTACTGCACAGCATGCCTAAAATAATTTACTATGAGCTTCTTGGATGGCCTCAACGATGCCCAGCGCAGGGCGGTGGATCACTACCAAGGTCCTCTGTTGGTGGTTGCCGGCGCCGGTAGCGGCAAGACCCGGGCCCTCACCCATCGCATTGCTCACCTGATTGGGGAGCACGGTGTAGATCCAGCGCAGATTCTGGCCGTCACATTCACCAACAAGGCCGCTCGCGAAATGAAGGAGCGGCTTGAGCTGCTCTTGGCCCAGAAGCTGGCGCAGAGTCAGTACGGCCAGCCCTGGAGCACTCTGCCGGCGGTGGAGCAGCGTCAGTCGCGTTCGCGCATCTACCGCGAAGTCACCAAAGAACTCTGGATCGGCACCTTCCACGCCTTATTTGCGCGGATGCTCCGCTACGACATCGACAAATTCCAGGACTCCGAAGGACTCACCTGGACCAAGCAGTTTTCGATCTACGACGAAGCTGATGCCCAGAGCTTGGTCAAGGAGATCGTCACTCAGGAACTGCAGCTGGATCCCAAACGCTTTGACCCCAAGAAGACCCGTTGGGCGATCAGCAACGCCAAAAACCAGGGATGGCTGCCCGACCAGTTTGAGGCCAACGCCGAAGGGCAGCGGGGCAAGCTCACCGCCGATGTCTACCGGCGTTACCGCAAGGCATTGGCGGCAAACAATGCCCTCGACTTTGACGATTTGCTGCTTCTCCCGGTGCAGCTCTTGCAGCAAAACGAGCAGGTGCGCAGCTACTGGCACCGTCGTTTCCGTCACGTTCTGGTGGATGAGTATCAGGACACCAACCGCACCCAGTACGACCTGATCAAGCTGTTGGTGACCGATGGCCAGGAACCGCAGGATTACGACGACTGGGCAGGGCGTTCGGTGTTTGTGGTGGGTGACGCCGACCAGAGCATTTACAGCTTCCGGGCTGCAGATTTCACAATCCTGATGGGCTTTCAGGACGATTTCGGTGATCAGGCTCCGGATGAGGCCACGCGCACGATGGTGAAGCTGGAAAAGAATTACCGCTCCACCGCCACCATCCTTGAGGCCGCCAATGCGCTGATTTCCCACAACAGCGAACGGATCGACAAAGTGTTGCTCCCCACGCGTGGTGAGGGGGAATTGATCTCTCTCACCCGCTGTGATGACGAAATCGCTGAGGCGGAGGCTGTGGTGCACCGGTTGCGCACGATGGAGGCGGCCAATCCCGAGCTCAGCTGGGGTGACATGGCTGTGCTTTATCGCACCAATGCCCAGTCCCGTGCGATCGAGGAATCGCTGGTGCGCTGGGGCATCCCTTACATCGTTGTGGGGGGACTGCGCTTCTACGACCGGCGTGAGATCAAAGATCTTCTGGCCTATCTGCGGCTGCTGATCAACCCTGCGGACACCGTCAGTCTGCTGCGGGTGATCAATGTGCCCAAGCGCGGCATAGGCAAGACCACGATCCAGCGGCTCACCGATGCGGCCAATCAATTGGGCATTCCGCTCTGGGATGTGGTGAGTGACCCTGAAGCGGTGCGTTCCTTGGGTGGTCGTTCCGCCAAGGGGCTGCTGCAGTTCTGCGATCTGGTGAACGATCTCCAGTTGCGCAGTCATGAGGTGACTCCCTCGGAACTGATTCAGCAGGTGATGGAGAAAAGCGGTTATGTCAGCGAGTTGATCGCTGATGGCACCGATGAGGCCGAGGAACGGCGTCGCAACCTGCAGGAATTGGTGAACGCCGCTCTTCAGTACCAGGAGGAGAACGAGGAGGGTGATCTGGAGGGATTCCTGGCCAGTGCAGCACTGGCCAGTGATGCCGACAGCAAAGACACCGCCGCGGATCGTGTCACCTTGATGACGCTGCATAGCAGCAAGGGGTTGGAGTTTCCTGTGGTCTGCCTGGTGGGTTTGGAGCAGGGACTGTTCCCCAGCTATCGCTCCCTCGACGATCCGGCATCACTGGAGGAGGAACGACGTCTTTGCTACGTGGGCATCACCCGGGCGAAGGAGCGTTTGTTCCTCTCCCATGTCAGTGAGCGGCGTCTTTGGGGTGGGATGCGCGAGGCGGCGGTTCCGTCGGTGTTTCTTTCGGAGCTGCCGGAGGCCCTGGTGCAGGGGGACATTCCCCAGAGTTGTGGAGTAGCGCTTCGGCGTGAGCGGCGCCTGGAACGGCTCACCCGCGTGGATCGCGACAAACCGTTATCGGCTCCAGCGAATGCGGTGCGGCGACGTCAGGCAGGGCCAGCTCCCGGTCGGAGCTGGCAGGTGGGTGACCAGTTGATGCATGCCAGCTTCGGTGTTGGGGAGATCACCCATACCTTCGGTAGTGGTGAGAAGGTCTCAATTGCGGTCAAGTTTGCAGGGATGGGCCCCAAGATCCTGGATCCGCGCCTCGCCCCAATCGAGCCTGTTGGTTGAGGCGAGTAATCTCAAGGGGGCAATCCCATGCGGATGCGTGATGATTGAGCTGCCGACCGAAGCACCACGCATTGGATCTGCCGGGTGTGCCGCCATCATTAGCGTCTGACTTGCGTGGTGCTGCTCAAGACGCAGGAGTGACGCGGCTAGCCCTCGTGGGTGGAGTGGTCCGAGATCTGCTGCTGCATCACCTGCATGGTGTTCCATGGGCCGGTGTTCCCGATCTGGATTGGGTTGTCGAGGGGGATGCTCTGGCCCTAACGGACGTGCTGATGCAGCGCTGTGGTTCGCAGCGGGTCACGGATGTGCAGCATTACGGGGCTTACGGGACAGTTGCACTGCGCTTCGATGGAATCCCTGTTGATTTGGCGTCAGCCCGGCGGGAGATCTACCCGGCTCCTGCTCAGAATCCCAAGGTGGAACCCGGCACGTTGGAGCAGGATCTTCTCCGGCGGGATTTCACCATCAATGCCATGGCTATTGATCTCATGGCTGAGCAGTTGGTTGATTTCCATTCGGGTCAACGCGGGTTGACCGACAAGCAATTGACACTGCTGCATGACCACAGCATTCGGGATGACCCCACGCGCGTGATCAGGGCAGCGCGCTATGCGGCTCGGCTGGGGTTCACGTTGGATGAAAAAACTCAGGACCAAATCACCCGAACCATTCAGGCCTGGCCCTGGGCTTGGTCCACCAGCGCTTCAGCCACGGCGGCCCCACCGGCGCTCTCGACCCGTCTGAGGATGGAACTCCACCGTTTGTTCCAGCATGAACCTTGGGCACAGGCCATCGCTTGTCTGCAGGAATGGCAGGCGTTGTCGCTGATTGATCCGAGCCTGCAGGGCGATCCGCTACTGATGCGGCGTCTGCACTGGGCTCAGCGGCTGGAGCTTCCCCTTGTGCTGGCTTTGGTGTCCGGTACCAGGCATCCGTTGCGCGTTGCGCAGCGACTTCAGCTTCCGGGTCAGGAGCAGCAGTGGTTGCGCCAGATGCTGGATTTGAAGCAATGGCTTCTGGCGGATGCCCCGCGTGTGTCGTCGCTCCCGTCGGTTTGGTCAGAGGCCTTGGAGGCACGTGGTGCGAAGGCTGAAAGCGTGGCTCTGCTGATCTGCCTGATGCCGGTTCAATGGAAACCCCTTTTGCGCTGGTGGGGGCGCTGGCGGAAGATCAAATCGCCGAAGACCGCTCGTCAGCTCCTGGACTCTGGCTGGAGTTCTGGTCCTGCTTTGGGACAGGAGTTGAACAGGCTCCGCCATGAGGCTCAGGACAAGTCGTGATTAACAACAGTTGGCTATTTCTCCTCCCTTTGATTGGCAGTGCCTTTGCACTTCAAACCCTTTTCTGATTGATGCCACGTCCTTGTGGAGTGATGAGCTCTACAGCGTTGGTAAGATTTTTCAGCCCAGTCTGGAAGCTCTTGTTGAGATGCCGCGTGAGGAAACTCATCCACCTTTTTATTGCTTTCTTCTGTGAATTTTCGGGAAGCTGATTGGTCAAACTCCGGTCACAAGGAGGCTGTTGTCGAGGTGTGCCTATTGTTTGGGCGGAGTTGTGATGGTGCGCCAGACACGCGCCATTGGTGGTCACAACATGCAGGTTTTGACGGTGGCTGGTCTGCTTGCGTTTTGTAGTCCTTGTCCGGTCCGTTTCGCCATTGAAGGCAAGAGTTATGCCTTGCTACTGCTTTTGGTGGCTCTGGCGTGGTGGTGGCGGCGGTCAGAACGTCCCTCGCTGTACGCGCTGGTTTCTGCCTAGGCAGGAATTACCTATTTTTATGGTCTGTTTGTGGTGCTTGCCGCCGCTGTCTGGGATGGCCTGACGGGCCCGACCCGGTTTGCTGCGGCGGCTCTTATGGCGGCATTGCCTGGCCTGGATTGTTTATGCCGCTGACTATTTGTTCAGCGTCAGGGCAGCCAGCTGGATTGGTCCCCTGGATTACGCCCTGTTGGAGGAGACCCTGGCCTGGGGGTTTGGGCTTTGGCCGCTGCCCAAGTTGGGATTGATTCTGCTGCTGCTTGTGGTGGTGTTAAGTCGTTGGGGAGGGCTGCACCGGCGTTCTTGGCCTGAGACTGGTGTCCTTGATCGAAGCAGCTTGATCCCTTCCCTGTTGATGGTGGTTGGAGTGGTGGTGGTGTCGTTCGTGAAGCCGATGGCCTTCAGCCGTTATTTCGTGGTGCTGGTGCCGGCTGTGCTTCCTGTTCTTGCGGTTCAGTTCGGTGCTCTGAACCTCAATCGCCTTGGCCGCCGCTGTGCCGTTGGGGTTCTTGGCGTGATGTTGGCCAGTTGGTGGGGGCCGGGTTTTTTTGAACTGGATCCTGCTCTGGGGGGAGTGCGTGAACAGGATCAGTTCCGTCTGATCAGCCAGCGCACTGGTGGCTTCGTGGAGTCTTATGGCCCGTGGGCCCGTTTGCTCAATCTCAGCGATCGAATGGAAGTTGTCATGGGTCGGATCCCATCGGATCCCGTGCCCTGGGGTGATACCGACGATCTGGAGAAACGTTTGGCCGCGCCGCCATTGCCTTCGGAGCTCTGGCTGGCCAATAGTGGAACTCCATCGGCCATGGAGCGCAAGCTCAAACCCTTGCAATCATTAGGTTGCGCAGGCTAGTTACCAATGCGAACAACGGGCGAACGACCTCAGTCATGCGCGGCTGTTGTGTTGCCGATCTGAAGCCATGGGCCGTTCCGAGTGAGTTGAGTGGCGGCTTTGCTGGTGCAGGCCAGCAGCAAGGGGCCACAGGTCTGTGGGTCCACCAGCAGTTCGAGCAAGGCCGGGGACTCGTGGTCTCTGAGCTGAACCGGGCCTTCGAGCCATCGCCAGGCAGCACGGTTGGAGGGGGCCAGCGTGCTGGAGATGCCGCGTTCGAAGAGCTCAAGTGCACCGGGGTACGCAGGGATGGCAGAACCCTCCAGTTCGACGGTCAGTCCTGGACTGTTCTGGAGCATTTCGCCCAGATGCCCAAGCAGGCCGAAACCGGTGATGTCGGTGCAGGCGTGAATGCCCCCGCGGATCGGCTCGATCTGTTCAAGCAGCGTGTGCTGGCTGCAGGCCATGGTCTGCAGCGCAGTATCCAGATCAGCTGCCTTGGTGGCGCCACTCATGGCCCCTGCAAACAGCACTCCAGTGCCCAGGGGGCGACTGATCAGCAGGGCGTCTCCTGGGCGCAGTCCCGTTTTCAGCCAGGGTGATTGGGGGCTGTTGCCATTCACCGTGAGGGTGATCTGCACCCCGAGGCTGGCCGGCAGCGGTGAGGTGCTGCGGGATTCCATCGTGTGTCCACCTATCAGCTCGGCGCACTGTTCATCCAGAACCGAGCGGATGCCTGCCAGGGTCTGCACCAGCAGCTCCTGCTGTTCGTCGGCTGAAACCATCGGCAGCGTAATCGTTGCCATGGCGCTGGAGACCGGGGCACCGCAGGCCCAGAGATCAGAGCAGGCGTGCAGGGCCGTCAGACGGCCATTGAGCCAGGGGTCACTCACCAGGGCTGGAAAGCCATCTACGCTCTGCAGGAGTCCTGGCTGCCCAGCGAGATGGGCGGCGTCTTCGGGCTGTCCGCCAAGCCCCACCCGCTCCAGTGATGCTGCCAGGGATTGGGCCGGCAACTTGGCAGCGCAGCCCCGGCAGGCCATCGGTGCTGAATCGGCCATCGCTGCTGGCTGTAGAAATCCATTCATGAAGGCCCGATCAATGCGTTGCTTCAGGTGCCAAAGCAGTCGGGATGGCCCCAGTCGCCAGCCGCCCCAACGCGCCCAGGCGGCATCTTCATGACTGCCGATGAGCTGCAGAGCCTTGCGCTGGGGATGCCAGGGCCGCAGGGGTTGCCCCTTGCAGGCCGCTTCCAGATTGATGGCCAAGGGGCGTCCGGCGCGCACCGCCCACACCCCAGACGCCGGCCGGGGTGATGCGCTGATCACGGCACAGTCGCCGCTGGCGAACAGGCATGGATGGCCTTCGACCCTCAGGTGGCGATCGGTGCGGACCCGGCCATCGGGAGCTAAGGGCAGACCAGTCGTCGCCAGCCAGGCGGGCCCCTGGCTTCCCGTGCAGAGCAGGCTGGGTCCGTTGTGGTGGTTATCGTCGTCGGTGACTTCGATATTGGCCTTTTGCAGCACGCGTTGGACGGCTAGATCCAGTTGTCCCCTGCGCTGTTGCAGCTTGAGCTCGCGTTTTGGCCAGCGACGGCGCAGGGCCAGGACCACCTCCAGGCCGGCAGCTCCCGCTCCGATCACCCGCAGTGGATTGGGATCGCTTGGGTCTTCGCTTTCGAGAAAGGAAAGCGAGGCTTCCAACGGTTTGATTGGGACCCCTGCGGCGCTCGGTCGGCTCACCGCTCCCACATCCAGGCTGAGCCAATTGAAGTGGAGTGCAGGGCGGTCGCGAAGGTGCAGAAGGTTTTGCTCAGGATTCAATCCGGTGATTTCTGCTTCCACGAAAGCCACCCCGGCTCGGTCACAGAGCTGTCGCAGGTCGAGGGCGAGCTCGTCGCGTTGATACAGCCCGGCGATCAATCCCGGCACCATGCCTGAATACAGGGCTGTGCTGCAGCGGTTGACCAGGGTGATGCTCTGCGGTGGGCGTCGTTCCGGCTGCATGGCCCATCGTTTGAGCAGAAGCGCATGGCTGTGGCCGCCGCCGGCTAGAAGCAGTGTCCCGCCGGTCGT
This region includes:
- a CDS encoding UvrD-helicase domain-containing protein encodes the protein MSFLDGLNDAQRRAVDHYQGPLLVVAGAGSGKTRALTHRIAHLIGEHGVDPAQILAVTFTNKAAREMKERLELLLAQKLAQSQYGQPWSTLPAVEQRQSRSRIYREVTKELWIGTFHALFARMLRYDIDKFQDSEGLTWTKQFSIYDEADAQSLVKEIVTQELQLDPKRFDPKKTRWAISNAKNQGWLPDQFEANAEGQRGKLTADVYRRYRKALAANNALDFDDLLLLPVQLLQQNEQVRSYWHRRFRHVLVDEYQDTNRTQYDLIKLLVTDGQEPQDYDDWAGRSVFVVGDADQSIYSFRAADFTILMGFQDDFGDQAPDEATRTMVKLEKNYRSTATILEAANALISHNSERIDKVLLPTRGEGELISLTRCDDEIAEAEAVVHRLRTMEAANPELSWGDMAVLYRTNAQSRAIEESLVRWGIPYIVVGGLRFYDRREIKDLLAYLRLLINPADTVSLLRVINVPKRGIGKTTIQRLTDAANQLGIPLWDVVSDPEAVRSLGGRSAKGLLQFCDLVNDLQLRSHEVTPSELIQQVMEKSGYVSELIADGTDEAEERRRNLQELVNAALQYQEENEEGDLEGFLASAALASDADSKDTAADRVTLMTLHSSKGLEFPVVCLVGLEQGLFPSYRSLDDPASLEEERRLCYVGITRAKERLFLSHVSERRLWGGMREAAVPSVFLSELPEALVQGDIPQSCGVALRRERRLERLTRVDRDKPLSAPANAVRRRQAGPAPGRSWQVGDQLMHASFGVGEITHTFGSGEKVSIAVKFAGMGPKILDPRLAPIEPVG
- a CDS encoding O-antigen ligase — its product is MLINACYIISFFFQKEVFSITGKSWINVIIVFWALYTTRLLYDVFLAKVSLSVPLWELLAWGLGSSLVSGVAACLFAPFKDLGRVLYKTIEFGVLLLGISVICFALKPGFDQGGFYLDHLNAITAANAGCSLVLLGLSSLIVRDYCLNPYCYSKCISFLGIIIGSFIVVFSATRGAILAMLIISLFGIWSAKGSLFTRFSFSTSGLLITFSIGIFVVVVLSNSGLLLDKVFTSRLWDTVLTRIEFWKLCFKEFLTSPFYGIGFNLQSLLGSLEIEQGIYFPHNYFFESLAIGGLLLTLPLLACFLIPITKVFSLSRANFLHLSLTLLAMQVVIYSMHNGHLGEYPAFWLILGLVAGRAKEFN
- a CDS encoding CCA tRNA nucleotidyltransferase: MRGAAQDAGVTRLALVGGVVRDLLLHHLHGVPWAGVPDLDWVVEGDALALTDVLMQRCGSQRVTDVQHYGAYGTVALRFDGIPVDLASARREIYPAPAQNPKVEPGTLEQDLLRRDFTINAMAIDLMAEQLVDFHSGQRGLTDKQLTLLHDHSIRDDPTRVIRAARYAARLGFTLDEKTQDQITRTIQAWPWAWSTSASATAAPPALSTRLRMELHRLFQHEPWAQAIACLQEWQALSLIDPSLQGDPLLMRRLHWAQRLELPLVLALVSGTRHPLRVAQRLQLPGQEQQWLRQMLDLKQWLLADAPRVSSLPSVWSEALEARGAKAESVALLICLMPVQWKPLLRWWGRWRKIKSPKTARQLLDSGWSSGPALGQELNRLRHEAQDKS
- a CDS encoding glycosyltransferase family 2 protein; translation: MSPKKHASTVDLSLVICTYGRTKQLAELIHSVRRQSMLPKEIIIIDQNPPGFLDSLINDCPEKLNIVHTKVTFTGASKARNLGASIATGELIAFPDDDCTYREDTIENVMHRFERNSELGVLIAGKDEIANTIRKDNQRRKGIIKIHTVLDLFRAKAETSNIFARKKALSDLKYVFDANIGPGKATEWASNEETDLLVRLLQKNIPIAKDETIRIMHHSCQGSLRKTLQYGMGRYELIKRNNLGFFIYFINLVQPIVRLILKPRLKHVPTCIMTIIGRSGLINNFIFIQRKYTQAKIR
- the selD gene encoding selenide, water dikinase SelD, with translation MTTGGTLLLAGGGHSHALLLKRWAMQPERRPPQSITLVNRCSTALYSGMVPGLIAGLYQRDELALDLRQLCDRAGVAFVEAEITGLNPEQNLLHLRDRPALHFNWLSLDVGAVSRPSAAGVPIKPLEASLSFLESEDPSDPNPLRVIGAGAAGLEVVLALRRRWPKRELKLQQRRGQLDLAVQRVLQKANIEVTDDDNHHNGPSLLCTGSQGPAWLATTGLPLAPDGRVRTDRHLRVEGHPCLFASGDCAVISASPRPASGVWAVRAGRPLAINLEAACKGQPLRPWHPQRKALQLIGSHEDAAWARWGGWRLGPSRLLWHLKQRIDRAFMNGFLQPAAMADSAPMACRGCAAKLPAQSLAASLERVGLGGQPEDAAHLAGQPGLLQSVDGFPALVSDPWLNGRLTALHACSDLWACGAPVSSAMATITLPMVSADEQQELLVQTLAGIRSVLDEQCAELIGGHTMESRSTSPLPASLGVQITLTVNGNSPQSPWLKTGLRPGDALLISRPLGTGVLFAGAMSGATKAADLDTALQTMACSQHTLLEQIEPIRGGIHACTDITGFGLLGHLGEMLQNSPGLTVELEGSAIPAYPGALELFERGISSTLAPSNRAAWRWLEGPVQLRDHESPALLELLVDPQTCGPLLLACTSKAATQLTRNGPWLQIGNTTAAHD